The DNA segment ACGGCCGCCTCCGGCCCCACCCTGGCGAATGCTTCGCGCACGGTTTCCTCGATCCGTTCACGCGCCTGCTGCCGGCGCATATCCTCCCGCCCCGCGTGCGCTTCGGCCTGGTCCTTCATGCGGTCCAGCACCAGGGGCGACTGGTTCGCCACCCGGCGTGCCGCGGCCCCGCGCGCGCTGCGCCGCGCCTGGGCATCCTGCTGGCGGCGCAGGTCCCGCAGCACGCCATCGCGCTGCACCCGCGCCTGCCGCAGGGCTTCGTGTGCGGCCTGGGTTTCGACCGCCTTCTGTGCGGCATACGCGCTCCAGCCGCCGCCGTACAGCCGCAGGCCGCGCGGTGACAGTTCCGCGATGCGGTCCGCGCACTCCAGCAGCGCCCGGTCATGGCTCGCCAAAAGCACGGCACGTGGCCCGCCACGCCCGCCCTCCAGCGCCTGCTGCAGCCAGCGCCGTGCTTCGCCATCCAGGTGGTTGGTCGGCTCGTCCAGCAGCAGCACCTCGGCCTGCGAAAAAAAGGCTCCGGCCAGCGCCACGCGCACACGCTCCCCGCCGCTGAGGCGGTTGGCATCGGCATCGCCCTGCAGGTGGCCGAGCCCCGCCCCCTCCAGCGCCTGCCGCCAGCGGGCCGGCCAGTCCCAGCGGCCGTCCGCCAGAAGCAGGTCCTCGGCGGTGCCCTGGCCGCACTCCAGCCTCTGCAATGCCTCCAGTTCGCGGTCGAGGCCTGCCAGCGCGGCCAGGGTCGCGCCCGGCGGATGCTGGCCCACGGACCGCAATGTCCCCGTGTACAGCACATTGCCGGAAGACGGCTGCAACGCGCCGGCCGCGATCGACAGCAGCACGCTCTTGCCCACGCCGTTGTCGCCCACCAGGCCGGTGATACCGGGCGGCAGGCTCAACGCCGGCGGCTCGTCCCACAGCGGCTCGCTGCCGGGAGGGCACCACTGCACCTGCCGCAGATGGAGTCTCGAGGCGGCCCCCTCCGCGCCATGGGAGGACAAGGTGGGGCCGGAAAAGGAAGAGGCAGCGCGCGATGCGCTGCGGGAGGAAAGCGGACGGTCGTCCGCATTGAAGGTCGCCATGCCGGGCACTCCAAGCCATCGTGATCTGCCACCCCGCAACAAAAAGGGGTGGAACGGATGGGAGGGAGCTCACAGGCGCATCGGCGGATACCTCGAAAGAGAAGCGTATGGACAACAGGCGGCCAGAAAAGGCCTTGGCCGCCGACTATACGTCCGCCCTGGAGCCTCACGCAAGTTGCTCTATATGAAACCAATTACGAATAGTACAATCCACCATCCATCCGAAGGAGACAGCCATGAGCGCACTGCCCCGCCCCGACCTGGCCACCCTGCCCCCGCCCGCCGCCGTGCAGCAACTGCACCACTACGCCTACCGCGCACGCGACGCGGAAGAAACACGGCATTTCTACGAAGACATCCTCGGCCTGCCGCTCTACCACATCATCCAGAGCGACTACGTGCCCAGTACCGGCGAATACTGCCCCTACACGCACTTCTTCTTCCGCCTGCGGGACGGCTCCTTCATCGCCTTCTTCGACCTGGGCGACGACGTGAAGCCCGATCCTTCGCCCAACACGCCCGCCTGGGTCAACCACATCGCCTTCCGAGTCGATACGGTCGAGGAACTCGAGAACACCAAGGCCCGCCTGCAGGCGCACGGCATCGAGGTGCTCGGCGTGACCGACCACCACATCTTCAAGAGCATCTATTTCTTCGACCCGAACGGCATCCGGCTCGAGCTGGCCGCCCAACTGGCCGACGAGGAGCACATGGCCAAGGACAGCCAGGTGGCCCACCAGCGCCTCGCCGAATGGACGGCCCGCAAGGAGCAATGGCGCCGCGAGCGCGCCGAAGGCAAGGCGGCGGCCCCGCTCAAGCCCCAGTCCAACGACCGGCCGGAGTACGTGCCGGGTACCTCCGCCTGAAACAGGCGCCAAGGCAGGCCAGCCGGCCTACCCCCGCCCTGGCATAGGCGGGACCGCAGCCGGAACTCAGCCTTCGGCCTGGTGCATGCGCATCACCTGGTGACGCTGCCAGTAGGCGTTCACCACGGCCTTGAACCGGTCCTTCTCGGACCGCATGCCCGCCAGCGCGATACTCGTCGTGCGGTGCCGCAGCAGGCGCTTTTCCGGGTGGGTGACCACCAGCGCGTTCGTGAACGCGCTCTCGCTGAACTGCAGCGCCTTCACGGCATCCCAGGGTATGTGCTGGTCGCCCCGCGTGGCCCGGATGCCATCGATGCTCACCTC comes from the Paracidovorax avenae ATCC 19860 genome and includes:
- a CDS encoding ABC-F family ATP-binding cassette domain-containing protein, with the protein product MATFNADDRPLSSRSASRAASSFSGPTLSSHGAEGAASRLHLRQVQWCPPGSEPLWDEPPALSLPPGITGLVGDNGVGKSVLLSIAAGALQPSSGNVLYTGTLRSVGQHPPGATLAALAGLDRELEALQRLECGQGTAEDLLLADGRWDWPARWRQALEGAGLGHLQGDADANRLSGGERVRVALAGAFFSQAEVLLLDEPTNHLDGEARRWLQQALEGGRGGPRAVLLASHDRALLECADRIAELSPRGLRLYGGGWSAYAAQKAVETQAAHEALRQARVQRDGVLRDLRRQQDAQARRSARGAAARRVANQSPLVLDRMKDQAEAHAGREDMRRQQARERIEETVREAFARVGPEAAVVLPLPASTVPAGKPVLRLEGAVPPFGPRAPLDGVWSGPVRIAVTGPNGCGKSTLLRMLAGHVPPAAGRAGCLVRAVWLDQDAGGLLPPEHSVMEALALAESPLPTAELRTRLAQLGLDADRVLLPSGSLSGGERVRAALACALWGGAPAQLLLLDEPSNYLDARAVQVLQEALSSFTGAMVVVSHDRHFLQALAPQVAWTWEDGRWNLDGALEPVA
- a CDS encoding VOC family protein, translated to MSALPRPDLATLPPPAAVQQLHHYAYRARDAEETRHFYEDILGLPLYHIIQSDYVPSTGEYCPYTHFFFRLRDGSFIAFFDLGDDVKPDPSPNTPAWVNHIAFRVDTVEELENTKARLQAHGIEVLGVTDHHIFKSIYFFDPNGIRLELAAQLADEEHMAKDSQVAHQRLAEWTARKEQWRRERAEGKAAAPLKPQSNDRPEYVPGTSA